A DNA window from Drosophila pseudoobscura strain MV-25-SWS-2005 chromosome 2, UCI_Dpse_MV25, whole genome shotgun sequence contains the following coding sequences:
- the Rpn9 gene encoding 26S proteasome non-ATPase regulatory subunit 13 has product MSNTQATVTAYLALQKKTTNKDLAAEWTLIEELHNEKLWNELTIKLVTFVRHESLQDESALLQLYQNFLSTFETKINPYGLIQILEVVVDNISDKAEAIEFLEKIKDKVKICDEAVWYLQVMQGNLYLTNLNDLNSTKKIIEELRDVLEEAGFVTPVHGKYYMLASQYYRRVGKHSDYYRCGLQFLGCSLDDYPRDQWAQQAFFLGLAALLGDGVYNIGELLAHPILESLQGTDNVWLVDLLKAFNTGDINKFNDMKKIWSKIPDLAAQEVKLRQKISLLCLMEMTFKRSAIQRAISFTDIAHETKLPAKDVELLIMKALALDLVRGEIDQVAGVVNMSWVQPRVLNRNQIAGMASTLDSWMGSITSMEKLMENRAAEILTN; this is encoded by the exons ATGTCCAACACACAGGCGACCGTCACCGCTTACTTGGCTTTGCAAAAGAAGACTACAAACAAAGACCTTGCTGCCGAGTGGACGCTCATCGAGGAGCTGCATAACGAGAA GTTGTGGAACGAGCTGACCATCAAGCTGGTGACATTCGTGCGCCATGAATCGCTGCAGGACGAGTcggcgctgctgcagctctaccAGAACTTCCTTTCCACCTTTGAAACAAA AATAAACCCGTATGGTCTGATCCAAATTCTCGAAGTAGTCGTGGACAACATTAGCGACAAAGCAGAGGCCATCGAATTCCTCGAGAAAATTAAGGACAAAGTCAAGATCTGCGATGAGGCTGTGTGGTACCTGCAGGTCATGCAGGGCAACCTCTATCTCACAAATCTGAACGACCTGAACTCCACCAAGAAGATCATCGAGGAGCTGCGCGATGTCCTGGAGGAGGCCGGCTTCGTGACGCCCGTTCACGGCAAATACTACATGCTCGCCTCGCAGTACTATCGCCGTGTGGGCAAGCACAGCGACTACTACCGATGCGGCCTGCAATTCTTGGGCTGCTCGCTGGACGACTACCCACGCGACCAATGGGCACAGCAGGCATTCTTCCTGGGACTGGCTGCCCTGCTCGGCGATGGCGTCTATAACATTGGCGAGCTGCTGGCGCATCCCATTTTGGAGTCGCTGCAGGGCACTGACAACGTGTGGCTGGTGGACCTGCTCAAGGCATTTAACACCGGCGATATCAACAA ATTCAATGACATGAAGAAGATCTGGTCAAAGATTCCCGATCTGGCTGCCCAGGAGGTCAAGCTGCGCCAGAAGATCTCTCTGCTCTGTCTGATGGAGATGACATTCAAGCGATCGGCCATTCAGCGAGCCATTTCCTTTACGGACATTGCCCATGAGACCAAACTGCCGGCCAAGGACGTTGAGCTGCTGATCATGAAAGCCCTGGCCCTGGATCTGGTGCGCGGCGAGATCGATCAGGTGGCTGGCGTCGTAAACATGTCGTGGGTGCAACCCCGCGTCCTGAACCGCAACCAGATCGCCGGCATGGCCAGCACCCTGGACTCCTGGATGGGATCGATCACGAGCATGGAGAAGCTAATGGAGAACCGTGCAGCTGAAATTCTCACCAACTAG